The Thermodesulfovibrionales bacterium genomic interval TTAAGGGTGTGAACAAACTCCGTACCCTTTTTACCTGTCCTTCTGAACCTTATATTTGCCCTCCTTGCCTGATAGGCCTCGAAATTAGAGCAGGAGGAAAACTCCCTGTATCGCCTCTGTCCTGGAAGCCAGACCTCTATATCATAGGTCTTGGAGGCAGAGAATCCAAGGTCTCCTGTGCAGAGACATACAAGCCTGTAAGGAAGTCCAAGTTTCTTTAAAATCTCCTCAGCATCAGCTGTTAGGGTTTCAAGCTCTTCATAGGAATCCTCTGGTTTGACAAATTTTACAAGCTCAACCTTGTTGAACTGATGCTGTCTTATGAGTCCCCTGATATCCTTACCATATGAACCTGCTTCTTTCCTGAAACAGGGTGTATAGGCAGTGTAATAAATTGGAAGGTCCTCCTCTCTTAAAATCTCTTCTCTATGAATGTTTGTTACAGGAACCTCGGCAGTTGGTATGAGATAGAGTTCAGGGTCAAGTGTTCTGAAAAGTTCTATTTCAAACTTTGGCAGCTGTCCTGTGCCTGTCATGCTCTGGCGATTAACAAGAAGGGGTGGAAATATCTCTATGTATCCCTTTGATGTGTGAGTATCAAGCATGAAATTAATAAGGGCTCTCTCAAGTTTTGCACCGGCTCCTTTCATGATGCTGAATCTTGTCTGGCTTATCTTTGTTGCCCTCTCAAAGTCTATTATCCCAAGTGTTTCCCCTATGTCCCAGTGATTCAGAGGCTCAAAATCAAATTCCCTGGGTTCACCCCACCTTCTTATCTCTACATTATCTGAATCATCTTTGCCGGGAGGAACACTCTCATGTGGCATATTGGGGATATTAAGCAGCAGATTGTTTAATTCTTCTTCTAGGTTTCTGAGGGTCTCCTCCATTTCGGCGATCCTGTCAGATACTGCCTTGGCCTCAGATAATCTGGACTCAATCTCAGGTGAAATGTCCTTCTTTGCTGCTCTGAGCTCTGATATCTCCTTTGAAATTCTGTTTCGTTTCTGCCTCAGTTCTTCAACCTCTCTGAGAAGGGACAATCGCATTGAATCTTTCTCTAGAAAGGAATCAAGAATTTCTGTCCCGTAACCCCTTAGATTAAGGGCAGACCTGACCTTATCAGGATTTTCTCTTATAAATTTTGGATCAAGCATGATATATTAAAATAACAAAAGAATGCTAAAAAGTAAATCTGAGGTGTAAAGCTGGATATTCTTGTTTTCATAAGTGCACTGGTAATTACTACAGGTATTTCCCTGCTTATAACTTATGCATTAACAAGATTTACAGGTCTCAGGAGAATTCCTGAGTTTGAAGATGCGGGTGTGATTTTGAAAGCGATAAAGGAAAGGATTGAAAATGAGGATTTTCCACTTGACATTAAGGATTTAGCAAGGCTCAGAGAATTTCTTAACGAAAGGATATTAACTGAGTTACAGGAATCAGCAAAGGAACTGAACATTCTTTTTATGATAATGAAGAGAGAACTTGTTCCAATGCTGGATACCTCAGGATTAATTGAGAGCTCAGAGGATGAGCTCAGACGTGCCCTTTCCATCGAACAATTTATCATAAAATGTGGGGAGGATAGTCTTTCTGAAGAGGAACTCTTGAAAATACCGTCGGAGAAAGAAAGGCAGGTTTTTATTCTCAGGGATGATGTATTAAAAAGATTCTGCAAAGAATTAAAAGAAAAAAATTCTGTAAAGAGATTTCTGGAGGCCAAGAGGGACTTTTTATCACTAATAGAGAAGCTGGTATCAAAGATAGATGGATAGAAAAAACCATAGGAGAACCCTTAAAGAGATATTCATAAAGCTCTACAGTACCTTTGGTCCCCAGCACTGGTGGCCTGCCGAAACACCCTTTGAGATTGCTATAGGAGCTATCCTTACTCAGAATACGAACTGGCAGAATGTAGAGAGGGCGATCAGAAACATTAAGGAAAGGGGAATTCTTGAACCAGCTAAACTTTATGTTATCAAAACAGATGAGCTTGCTAAACTCATCAGGCCTGCTGGATATTATAATGTCAAGGCTAAAAGGCTTAAAATCTTTGTTGATTTTTTAGTAAGGGAATTTTCCGGTCGGATAGAGAATATGGCTTTAATGGATACAGAGGATATCAGAAAAAGACTCCTTGAGCTTGATGGCATCGGACCGGAAACTGCTGATTCTATTATCCTTTATGCACTGAATAAACCCGTCTTTGTTATTGATGCTTATACAAAGAGGGTGCTTTCCAGGCATGGTATAATTGAAGAAAATGCCTCTTATGAAGAGGTTCAGTCCCTTTTCCATAAAAATCTTGAAAGGGACAGTGCTCTTTATAATGAATATCATGCCCTTTTTGTTAGACTTGGTAAAACCTTCTGTAAAACAAAACCAGTCTGCGAAGGATGTCCTTTAGATGAGCGGAATAATAAAAAGAAAGGTAAAAAAGGCAAAAATTAAAGAGAATACCCTTCATATTGAAGAGGTTGATGACCCCATAGCAGTGGAGAGGGCCTTAAGGATCAGGGTAAATGGAAAGGATGTCCTGAGACTTTACTGTACACCACTCATGGTAAGAGAACTGGTTGTGGGTCTTCTCCTTGGCGAGGATATTATAAGGGGCTCATGGTGTGCTGAAAGGATGGAGATTTTATACGGAGACGAGATAACGGTGAATGTCATTGCAGAGGAAGAGCCTGTTCTTGAGGGTGTAACTATTACATCAGGATGTGTTGGTGGTTTAACCTTTGAAAAAAAGGAGCTGAGACATGTGGGAAGCCAGTCCCTTAGACTTGAACCCTTCAGGCTAAAGGAATTATTCAATGAATTCCAGCTTCGCTCCATACTCTACCGTAGCACTGGATGCATACACAGTGCAGCGCTTTCTGATGGCAAAATACTACTTGCCTTTGCCGAAGATATAGGAAGACATAATGCCATTGACAAGATTATAGGTTATTCTATTCTTGAGAGAATTGAACTTGAGGGCAAGATTATCTTTGCCAGTGGAAGGCTCTCTTCAGAGATGATAACCAAGTGTGCACGATGGTCAGTACCTGTTGTGGTCTCAAGGACAGCGCCAACAACGAGGGCCCTTGATATAGCTGAAAGAACAGGAATGACAGTTGTAGGTTTTATGAGGGCTGATCGTTTTAATGTCTATACCCATCCTGAAAGGATATTATAGTTCCATTATCCTCTTTTTGAGAATCAGTATCTCAAAACTCAGTGCCGCCATTGATGAGATTCTTAAAAGATGGGAAATATTAGCATTAAGCACCGATTCGTTACCGTTGTCAATATAAAGCATTAAGACAATCCTGTCCCTTATGTTAACAGGAATGAGAAGAGCATCCTGTGGTGCTCCACCGAGAAACTTTATAATTCCTTCATTTCCTT includes:
- the fdhD gene encoding formate dehydrogenase accessory sulfurtransferase FdhD; protein product: MSGIIKRKVKKAKIKENTLHIEEVDDPIAVERALRIRVNGKDVLRLYCTPLMVRELVVGLLLGEDIIRGSWCAERMEILYGDEITVNVIAEEEPVLEGVTITSGCVGGLTFEKKELRHVGSQSLRLEPFRLKELFNEFQLRSILYRSTGCIHSAALSDGKILLAFAEDIGRHNAIDKIIGYSILERIELEGKIIFASGRLSSEMITKCARWSVPVVVSRTAPTTRALDIAERTGMTVVGFMRADRFNVYTHPERIL
- a CDS encoding endonuclease III domain-containing protein — protein: MDRKNHRRTLKEIFIKLYSTFGPQHWWPAETPFEIAIGAILTQNTNWQNVERAIRNIKERGILEPAKLYVIKTDELAKLIRPAGYYNVKAKRLKIFVDFLVREFSGRIENMALMDTEDIRKRLLELDGIGPETADSIILYALNKPVFVIDAYTKRVLSRHGIIEENASYEEVQSLFHKNLERDSALYNEYHALFVRLGKTFCKTKPVCEGCPLDERNNKKKGKKGKN
- the serS gene encoding serine--tRNA ligase, whose translation is MLDPKFIRENPDKVRSALNLRGYGTEILDSFLEKDSMRLSLLREVEELRQKRNRISKEISELRAAKKDISPEIESRLSEAKAVSDRIAEMEETLRNLEEELNNLLLNIPNMPHESVPPGKDDSDNVEIRRWGEPREFDFEPLNHWDIGETLGIIDFERATKISQTRFSIMKGAGAKLERALINFMLDTHTSKGYIEIFPPLLVNRQSMTGTGQLPKFEIELFRTLDPELYLIPTAEVPVTNIHREEILREEDLPIYYTAYTPCFRKEAGSYGKDIRGLIRQHQFNKVELVKFVKPEDSYEELETLTADAEEILKKLGLPYRLVCLCTGDLGFSASKTYDIEVWLPGQRRYREFSSCSNFEAYQARRANIRFRRTGKKGTEFVHTL